A genomic window from Bubalus bubalis isolate 160015118507 breed Murrah chromosome X, NDDB_SH_1, whole genome shotgun sequence includes:
- the LOC102413608 gene encoding LOW QUALITY PROTEIN: PWWP domain-containing DNA repair factor 3B-like (The sequence of the model RefSeq protein was modified relative to this genomic sequence to represent the inferred CDS: substituted 1 base at 1 genomic stop codon) — translation MVPSEREDGPYGDKPQVCTPITPIPSEMQTVSSQSSGVHPNFLSLSEDDHEKEGKEKQDTSKVMSLPCTVKEVGVDVRGEHVLPSLTPGFILTVPKAPEEGVHNTCPKSLAVSPERATSSVNVDPEEGTCNSGSEDAEASSNAPNLGLRYSLCLANRKRKLQAPGCEEEWQESQPSAGSKAIKPTSAIKKGGGKEVGQLTSMAFPEELCPIERGMLVWFKFQNHPFWPAVVKSVSPTKQTARVLLIEANMPCEKSGIQVPLRRLKHLDYNGKEKLMKRASKVYGASVNWCFSLISSYREGLVRGSFVGSFLDYYAADISXPMRKAIQEGDLQMDFPKVNYSNLEDSEEETPVAAKRHCKRIFPDRMRAAWDRVNEKLVDFIVKRKGADPHLLDIVKGRKESRWLESFMNSERYVICVETYLEDDDQLDAVVRHLQEIYKHIDKKALALTRDDPVSFLLEVLLPEAIICSIAIMDGLYYKEAEAKYRQGPPVRYQEKELFDKEILTKIRKRSAERYKAKLSPCAQQGIGQASQPHH, via the coding sequence ATGGTACCTTCAGAGAGGGAGGATGGCCCATATGGGGACAAGCCACAGGTATGCACACCCATCACCCCGATCCCAAGTGAAATGCAAACAGTGTCATCTCAGAGCTCTGGGGTGCACCCAAACTTCCTGTCACTTTCAGAAGATGACCATGAGAAAGAGGGCAAGGAAAAGCAGGACACCTCAAAAGTTATGTCCTTGCCCTGTACAGTGAAGGAGGTGGGTGTAGATGTTAGAGGTGAACATGTGCTTCCATCACTTACACCGGGTTTCATCCTCACTGTGCCCAAGGCTCCAGAAGAGGGGGTGCACAACACCTGCCCAAAGTCCCTGGCTGTGTCCCCTGAACGTGCTACCTCCTCAGTGAATGTTGACCCTGAAGAGGGCACCTGCAACTCAGGCTCGGAAGATGCAGAGGCATCCTCCAATGCCCCTAACCTGGGCCTGCGTTATTCACTCTGCCtagcaaacagaaaaaggaagctGCAGGCCCCAGGGTGTGAGGAAGAGTGGCAAGAATCTCAACCCTCAGCTGGCTCAAAGGCTATTAAGCCCACCAGTGCCATCAAGAAAGGCGGGGGCAAGGAAGTGGGACAGCTGACAAGCATGGCGTTCCCAGAGGAGCTGTGTCCCATTGAGAGAGGAATGCTGGTCTGGTTTAAGTTTCAGAATCACCCATTTTGGCCAGCTGTGGTCAAGAGTGTCAGCCCAACCAAGCAGACCGCAAGGGTGCTTTTGATTGAGGCCAACATGCCCTGTGAGAAGAGTGGCATTCAAGTTCCTCTTCGAAGGTTGAAGCATCTGGATTATAATGGCAAAGAAAAGCTAATGAAGAGAGCCAGCAAAGTATACGGGGCAAGTGTGAACTGGTGTTTCTCACTGATTTCCAGCTACAGAGAAGGGCTTGTTCGCGGGTCTTTTGTGGGCTCTTTCCTGGACTATTATGCTGCTGACATCAGTTAGCCCATGAGGAAAGCCATCCAGGAAGGAGATCTGCAGATGGATTTCCCCAAGGTGAATTATTCCAACCTGGAAGATTCTGAGGAGGAGACCCCTGTGGCTGCAAAGAGGCACTGCAAGAGAATCTTCCCTGACCGGATGAGGGCTGCTTGGGACCGAGTCAATGAGAAGCTGGTAGACTTCATCGTGAAAAGAAAGGGGGCCGACCCGCATCTTCTGGACATCGTCAAAGGCAGGAAAGAATCCAGGTGGCTTGAATCATTTATGAATTCAGAGAGGTATGTGATCTGCGTTGAAACATACCTGGAGGATGACGATCAGCTAGATGCCGTGGTAAGACATTTACAAGAAATCTACAAACACATAGACAAGAAAGCGCTGGCTCTGACAAGAGATGACCCAGTGAGCTTCCTTCTGGAAGTTCTTCTGCCAGAAGCAATCATTTGTTCAATTGCTATAATGGATGGATTGTACTACAAGGAGGCAGAAGCAAAGTACCGGCAAGGGCCACCTGTGCGTTACCAGGAAAAAGAACTATTTGATAAGGAAATCTTGACGAAAATAAGAAAGAGATCAGCTGAGAGGTACAAGGCTAAACTCTCCCCCTGTGCCCAACAGGGCATCGGGCAGGCTTCTCAGCCACACCATTAG